The nucleotide window tttcttcttccctttctcttttccttggtCTTATTGATTCATATCtaccttttttaatttttgaacaattttcgAATAGGCAGCTGCCTACCCAAAACATGACTAGATCCGTCAGTGCATTTGCcacttcattcaaaactctaTTGCAATGTGTTATTCATAACATAACTCAATCtatttttttcatcttcaaaGTTGTGTGTATCACACACCACACGTCCCTTCTTGAAGAGTATTTTTTATGTTCGAGATGTCGTTGCacactatttttcaaaagtcACACGTGACGCGCACATCATTTTCTGAATGGTAAAATCGACAGAACTAACCATATGTCACATACtgacatatttttttagttttttttttttcataagaGACCCAAGCTAATTACCAACAACATCCCAATTAAAATGGCATGAAAGGATTTGTCCTTAAAATCTcaagaaattttaattaaggTAGAAAATGAACTcaacccttttttttcaagtggaaaattacaacaatgcgtataatattattatttatgtggtATGAGTGTAAATTCCctttccataaaaataaataaattttgtaagtaactgtttaataaatttaatatttcccATAATTCATATAACAACACACGTGATGAAATACAGGCCCGGAAATCCACGGCATGCAAAACTCTTGTTGGGGCCCATCGCATTCATAGAGTCCTCATGCAATGCCGGCCCAGGCCATAGGAAAGTTGTGACGCTACTTATATTGGGCCATGGTATAACTAACCCAAATCTTACCaaaccaaaagaaagggaagggaaatttctaaattttttttttttatttaaacccCATAATcctcatttttgtttaaaacaaaaaatgttgACAAAAATTAATTCCTCTATTAATGTTGGCTGCCGGCAGCCCCACTAATTTATGGATGTGTTAACCTAGCTATATAGTGTATTGTGCAACTTAAATTTACTCTAATGATGTCAACGAGGTCTAGCCTAATGGAAAAATGCATTGACTTGTAAATCGAGGTCCCTTATGATTCATACTATCAATTAAtggtactatttttttaacacGTACGATCGAAAGACaattcattaaaataaaaaataaaaaggcatAAAAGCATAATGTTCACACATGATTATGGAGCACGTATCTATTGGTGCATGTAATGAAAAATGATAACACCACAATAATGACCTATtgttagaaaaagaaaaaaagaaagaaagaaggaaagttctagggttttctttattttttttatgagcaaAAGCTTAGGGGAGGGAGAGACTACCCCCACACTAAGAGTTAAGGCAAatttcaaactttttttttctttttcggatGTACCCACAAATACGGAACTGTTGACAACGGAAttcaaacacacacaaaatacaaGGACCTTATCAATTGAATCAAACTCGTGTTGGTTTAGGGttccctttatttatttattttatttctcttaTTAACGAAGTTGTAGTTGAATTGCACTCTACatctatttttagttttataataTCGTTTTTAAGTGGCAATTaataacctttttttcttcttctaatatTTCGCTTTCAATTCTGGTGCGAAGTTTGGCATACAcctaataaaaatgaaatggacCAAAGGCTACTCTATGATCTACAAGCAGCTATTTATTATTCGGTTTTTGGGGGCAGGAGGGAGGGGCTCAAGCAGAGTTTGTGGGGCCCACTTTACTCGTGTACCAACTACAAACTCTTTGGAGAGCCAAGTGTGTGTCAATAATGTTCGACAACAAAAATCTTTCTTCTAAACTTTTGTAAGTAAATGATGTACAAGATGACACATACAATTATTTTGGGGTAAATTGTTCAAAGGGTTCTCAAATTTAtacttaatttatatttaggtcttttaattaaattattcgttcaaatgatCCATTAACTCTATATTATTCGCTTTATTGGTCCTACCATTACATTCtattaataattttgttaaatATAAGGGCAAATTGATCATTATTTACCCTAAAATTAGGTTAAATCTAACAGAAAATTAGACGGCAGAATCACTGGAGTGAATAATATAGAGTTAATGGACCATTTaaacgaataatttagttgagagaccaaaatgtaaatcgggtataagtttgaggacAATTTGAGTAATTTGCCCATATTTTTATTAGTTACATAGTGTGATTGTATATGAGATTTGAATTCAGAAcgagaacaaaaataataaataaataattcttAATCTTCTTAAAATATGAACTCGataattttttgaacaaaataaaaattaaatgccGTTAAACTAAATAGCCATAAACACTTATTATAGTGTTAATTAATTCTGACAAGTGTATATGGCTTCGTGGCTGAGTTTGTTTCTCTTGTTGTTTCTTCACTCTTTCCCCTGTCTCTCAACCACTTAAGttcatttcaacaaaatcTGGTACTTGGTTTTCAGCTTTTTGTCACATCAATGGTTGGATTTTCCTAATCAAATGCTGTTCTCAActgcttttgttttatttattaaactcAATTTAAATGGAAACGATAAGAGTTTCTCACCTTAAAACAACCTTTTAgtgaaaatgaatttttattaaattaaattgaggaaagaaaaaaagggaaagttgaaaaaaaataggcATAgagtgaggaagaagagaaaattaacGTAGCCGCTGATTAGTAGGACTCTGATATATGTACACATAAAAAGTCCACAAACCACTTGTCCTCGTGCAGCTCCACCTCTCGTCCTCCTCCCTCCTacttccaaaaaaaaaccacgtACCACTCGCATATCTCCTCATTAGATAACAAcaaagcagagagagagagagagacagagagagagagacagagagcctGGCCatggaaggaggaggaggaggaggagaggttGATGGGAAAGGGAAAGGATATCAAGACAACCAAAGAGTTGCCTTCTATAAGCTCTTCAGGTTTGCAGATCGATTGGACGTTGTTTTGATGATAGTTGGGTCGATATGTGCCGCAGGCAATGGACTCTCACAGCCTCTCATGGCCCTTATCTTTGGCAATCTCATCGACACCTTTGGTGCCACAGATCCTGCCGATATCGTCCCCATGGTTTCTAAGGTACATGCATTATTCatatgttttatatatatttttttgtatcgacccaagaacaagaacaatatTTCTTTGtgtatataaaagaaaatcaagatTCTTAttggttttttcctttttctttttgggttgtttgctgatctttttctttttctagccttaattgttgttgttatggTTTTGCGGTGAGTCTTAATCATATGAAGCCAAAAAGCACGGCGACCATATACAATGTGAATACATTGCCTAATTTCATCTTCATTTCATTTTGCCAGTTGGTGTTGTTGTTGATGGAAGCTACTGAACACTATATATACGTGTCAAACAAAACACAACTCATGAGCTTCCGTTATCATGCAAACACTACATcccaattttgaaatttgtcCTCCttgtatcttttttttccaggTGTCGCTAAAGTTTGTGTATTTGGCTATTGGCACGGGCATTGCAGCATTTATACGTAAGTTTGTGgattatctttaattaattcaatgTATGCAGTTGTTTGGATTCATTAAATTTTACCATTTTGCGATGAAATATTGCAGAGGTTGCATGTTGGATGGTGACAGGAGAAAGACAAGCCACTCGAATTCGAGGCTTGTACTTGAAAACAATACTAAGGCAGGACATTGCCTTCTTTGACACTGAAACTAACACTGGAGAGATCATTGGGAGGATGTCAGGGGACACCATTCTCATTCAAGATGCAATGGGGGAAAAGGTGCTACTTCACTTGAAGTCTTGATTTTCAGGTCTAAACATCTAACAGGTTTTCTTAACtatgattaatttgttaataatttgtttatttgtggCAGGTGGGGAAGTTCATACAACTTCTTTCAACTTTTATTGGTGGCTTTGTGATTGCTTTTGTCAAAGGTTGGCAGCTCACCCTTGTCTTGCTGTCCTGCATCCCTGCAATGGTCCTTGCGGGTGGAGCTATGTCAATGATCGTTTCGAAAATGTCAACCCGCGGACAGTCTGCTTATGCAGAAGCTAGCAATATAGTGGAACAAACAGTTGGATCCATTAGAACAGTAAGGCCTTGATGTTATGTCGCTTTTAACTCACCAGAGTAAATAATTTAACTGCATTGTGCATGtcttgattaatatttgataaacaaaaaaaactatgcAAGGTTGCATCTTTCACCGGGGAGAAGAGAGCAATAGACAAATACAACCAGAAGATAAAAATTGCCTACAATACCATGGTTCAACAAGGGTTAGCCACAGGAACTGGACTTGGTACATTAATGCTTATTATCTTTTGCACTTATGGGCTTGCCATATGGTATGGATCCAAAATGATCATAAAAAATGGATACAATGGAGGCCAAGTCATCAATGTTATATTTGCAATCATGACTGGTGGAATGTAAGTATACCATCTGCCCCGATTCAACGATACAATAGCATGATAATGTACATTGTTTAGAGTATATATGAGATTTCTCAATCTGACACATTTGGTTCTGGCTTGTTGGCATAGATCTCTGGGTCAGACACCACCATCTTTGAATGCATTTGCATCAGGGAAAGCTGCAGCATATAAAATGCTCGAGACCATCAAACGTACTCCGAAGATCGATCCCTATGATACTAGTGGAATTGTACTGGAAGATATTAAAGGTGAGGTTGAACTCAAAGACGTGGATTTCAGGTACCCTGCCAGGCCAGATGTGCAGATCTTTGCTGGGTTCACATTGCATGTTCCAAGTGGAACAACCACTGCTTTGGTTGGGCAGAGTGGAAGTGGGAAGTCAACAGTAATCGGCCTAGTAGAAAGGTTTTATGATCCAGAAGCTGGTCAAGTACTTATAGATGGTGTGGACTTGAAGAAGTTGCAGCTTAAATCAATACGGGAGAAGATTGGGCTGGTTAGTCAGGAACCTAATCTCTTTACAACAACTATAAGGGAGAACATAGCATATGGGAAGGAGAATGCAACTGAGGAGGAGATCAGAAGAGCAACTGAGCTTGCAAATGCAGCAAGGTTCATTGATAAGCTTCCCCAGGTAACCCCACTTTTTTTAATGCAGTCTTTCATGCTCATAATAAAGTTCAGGTCTGTCAACCATGTGCTTTGTCTACTTTgacatttttcttgtttagaGATTGATGTATGTGATGGAAAATTCTGTGTTTTCTTCACAGGGTCTCGACACGATGGTAGGTGAGCATGGAACATCTCTATCCGGTgggcaaaaacaaagaattgcAATTGCAAGAGCCATTTTAAAGAACCCAAGAATACTTCTGCTTGATGAAGCAACAAGCGCCCTGGATGCTGAATCCGAAAAGATTGTTCAAGATGCACTGGTGAACTTGATGTCAAATAGGACAACCATAGTTGTTGCACATCGTTTGTCAACTATTAGGAATGCTGATTGCATAGCAGTGGTGCATAGAGGGAAAATTGTGGAAAAAGGTAAGGCCATGCCTGCACTATGATTTTGAATTTACACCAAAACTTGTTCCCCCAGAAAACATTGTCATTGCTTTGATTATAGGGACTCATGAAGAGTTGACGAAAGATCCAGAAGGGGCTTACAGCCAACTCATTCGCCTGCAAGAAGGAGCTCGTGTGGAAAATGATGCACAAACCTCTGACATGGATGAAATCATTACCAGTTTAGATATAGATAGGACTTTGCTCAGTTCTGGGAGCCGGAGATCATCAATGGGGAGATCTTTAAGCAGAGGTTCCTCAGGTAGCCGCCGTTCTTTCACTATTGGCTTTGGTATTCCTGGTCCACATAATATCCAAGAGACTGAAGTAGGAGATGAGGAGGATCATGAAAGAACTAAGGCTGATCTTGACAATCGTAAAAGAGTTTCAATAAGAAGGCTGGCCACCCTGAACAAACCTGAGGTTCCAGTTTTGCTGCTTGGAGCCATTGCTGCAGCAGGGCATGGAGTACTTTTCCCTGTCTTTGGCTTACTACTTTCTAAAGCCATTAAGATGTTCTACGAACCCCATAATGAGCTACGCATGGACTCCAAAAAGTGGGCAGGAGTGTATGTAGGTATGGGTTGCATTTCTCTGGTTGTGATTCCGGTGCAGAATTtcttcttcggagttgcagGTGGGAAATTGATAGAGCGGATTCGTTCCTTGACATTCGAGAAGGTTGTTTACCAACAAATCAGTTGGTTTGACGACCCTGCAAATTCAAGGTGTGTTAAAAAAACCAGTAATTTTTATGAGCTTTTAACTATTAATATTCAAACTGAAATCTTTTGTGCTTCCAGTGGTGCCATTGGTGCAAGGTTATCTTCTGATGCTTCAACTCTCAAGAGTCTTGTTGGTGATGCCTTAGCCTTGCTTGCACAGAATATAGCAACAATCTTAGCAGGGTTGATTATAGGTTTCACAGCTAACTGGAAACTGGCGCTTCTAATTTTAGCTGTGTCTCCATTGTTGATTTTGCAAGGAACACTTCAGACCAAATTTCTTAAAGGGTTCAGTGCAGATGCCAAGGTCAGTCTTGCCCCAAGagttctttatttttccaattacAATGTGGTGGTGAATGTACATGTAATGTTTTGAAAATCTGCAGCTTATGTATGAAGAAGCCAGTCAAGTGGCAAACGATGCAATCGGTAGCATCCGAACTGTTGCATCATTTTGTTCTGAGAAGAAGGTGATGGATGCATACCAGAAGAAGT belongs to Prunus persica cultivar Lovell chromosome G4, Prunus_persica_NCBIv2, whole genome shotgun sequence and includes:
- the LOC18778564 gene encoding ABC transporter B family member 9 isoform X1; translated protein: MEGGGGGGEVDGKGKGYQDNQRVAFYKLFRFADRLDVVLMIVGSICAAGNGLSQPLMALIFGNLIDTFGATDPADIVPMVSKVSLKFVYLAIGTGIAAFIQVACWMVTGERQATRIRGLYLKTILRQDIAFFDTETNTGEIIGRMSGDTILIQDAMGEKVGKFIQLLSTFIGGFVIAFVKGWQLTLVLLSCIPAMVLAGGAMSMIVSKMSTRGQSAYAEASNIVEQTVGSIRTVASFTGEKRAIDKYNQKIKIAYNTMVQQGLATGTGLGTLMLIIFCTYGLAIWYGSKMIIKNGYNGGQVINVIFAIMTGGISLGQTPPSLNAFASGKAAAYKMLETIKRTPKIDPYDTSGIVLEDIKGEVELKDVDFRYPARPDVQIFAGFTLHVPSGTTTALVGQSGSGKSTVIGLVERFYDPEAGQVLIDGVDLKKLQLKSIREKIGLVSQEPNLFTTTIRENIAYGKENATEEEIRRATELANAARFIDKLPQGLDTMVGEHGTSLSGGQKQRIAIARAILKNPRILLLDEATSALDAESEKIVQDALVNLMSNRTTIVVAHRLSTIRNADCIAVVHRGKIVEKGTHEELTKDPEGAYSQLIRLQEGARVENDAQTSDMDEIITSLDIDRTLLSSGSRRSSMGRSLSRGSSGSRRSFTIGFGIPGPHNIQETEVGDEEDHERTKADLDNRKRVSIRRLATLNKPEVPVLLLGAIAAAGHGVLFPVFGLLLSKAIKMFYEPHNELRMDSKKWAGVYVGMGCISLVVIPVQNFFFGVAGGKLIERIRSLTFEKVVYQQISWFDDPANSSGAIGARLSSDASTLKSLVGDALALLAQNIATILAGLIIGFTANWKLALLILAVSPLLILQGTLQTKFLKGFSADAKLMYEEASQVANDAIGSIRTVASFCSEKKVMDAYQKKCDAPMKQGVRLGVVSGAGFGFSFFLMFCTNALIFYVGAVLVKHGQATFEQVFKVFFALTMSAMGVSQATGMAPDSNKAKDSAASIFQILESKPKIDSSSDKGTTLSTLVGEIELEHVSFKYPTRPDVQIFRDICLKMPSGKTVALVGESGSGKSTVIGLIERFYDPDSGHVLLDGMDIQKFKLNWLRQQIGLVGQEPVLFNESIRDNIAYGKQGDVTEEEIIVATKAANAHNFISSLPQGYDTSVGERGVQLSGGQKQRIAIARAILKDPKILLLDEATSALDAESERIVQDALDSVIVNRTTVVVAHRLTTIKGADIIAVVKNGVIAEKGSHEFLMKITDGAYASLVALHSSSST
- the LOC18778564 gene encoding ABC transporter B family member 9 isoform X2, producing the protein MEGGGGGGEVDGKGKGYQDNQRVAFYKLFRFADRLDVVLMIVGSICAAGNGLSQPLMALIFGNLIDTFGATDPADIVPMVSKVSLKFVYLAIGTGIAAFIQVACWMVTGERQATRIRGLYLKTILRQDIAFFDTETNTGEIIGRMSGDTILIQDAMGEKVGKFIQLLSTFIGGFVIAFVKGWQLTLVLLSCIPAMVLAGGAMSMIVSKMSTRGQSAYAEASNIVEQTVGSIRTVASFTGEKRAIDKYNQKIKIAYNTMVQQGLATGTGLGTLMLIIFCTYGLAIWYGSKMIIKNGYNGGQVINVIFAIMTGGISLGQTPPSLNAFASGKAAAYKMLETIKRTPKIDPYDTSGIVLEDIKGEVELKDVDFRYPARPDVQIFAGFTLHVPSGTTTALVGQSGSGKSTVIGLVERFYDPEAGQVLIDGVDLKKLQLKSIREKIGLVSQEPNLFTTTIRENIAYGKENATEEEIRRATELANAARFIDKLPQGLDTMVGEHGTSLSGGQKQRIAIARAILKNPRILLLDEATSALDAESEKIVQDALVNLMSNRTTIVVAHRLSTIRNADCIAVVHRGKIVEKGTHEELTKDPEGAYSQLIRLQEGARVENDAQTSDMDEIITSLDIDRTLLSSGSRRSSMGRSLSRGSSGSRRSFTIGFGIPGPHNIQETEVGDEEDHERTKADLDNRKRVSIRRLATLNKPEVPVLLLGAIAAAGHGVLFPVFGLLLSKAIKMFYEPHNELRMDSKKWAGVYVGMGCISLVVIPVQNFFFGVAGGKLIERIRSLTFEKVVYQQISWFDDPANSSGAIGARLSSDASTLKSLVGDALALLAQNIATILAGLIIGFTANWKLALLILAVSPLLILQGTLQTKFLKGFSADAKLMYEEASQVANDAIGSIRTVASFCSEKKVMDAYQKKCDAPMKQGVRLGVVSGAGFGFSFFLMFCTNALIFYVGAVLVKHGQATFEQVFKVFFCSNHVSNGGFTSYWHGS